The genomic region CGCGGTTGGTGACGGGTGCGCAGATGAAGGATTATCTGGAGTTCTCGGCTCGGTATTATGTGCAGACGCCGGCGGGTGGGGCGGTGGATACGTCGAAGTTGACGAATGCGGAGGGGACTCCGGATTACAACTACGATGCGGTTTCTGGTCTGACGTATGAGATCGATATTGCGAAGGCGGTGGGTTCGCGGATCGTGAATCTGTCGTTCGGTGGGAAGCCGATTGATCCGGCGGCGAAGTTCGTGCTGGCGGTGAATAATTATCGGGCGAGTGGTGGGGGTAATTTCCCGCATGTGCCGGGTGCTGAGCAGGTGTGGGCGAATTCGGATGAGATCCGGAATACGATCATTGCTTGGGTGCAGGCGAAGGGGACGGTGGATGCGGCGGAGTTCGCGTCGGTGGACTGGAAGTTGACGCGGGACGGGACGCCGGTGTTCTAGGGCGTTTTTTGTGTGTGGGCGGGGCCCGGTTCGGCTGTTGCTGAGCCGGGCCCCGTTTTTGTGTGTGGTGTTTTCAGGTGGCTTCGGTGAGGGGGATGAGGTCGGTGCGGTCGTGTGGGTGCGGGGGGTGGGGGTGGGTGAGGCCGAAGGTGGTGAATGCGGTGCGGTTGGGGAGGGGGTAGGGGTTGGTGCCGGTGAGGGAGTTGAGGATGGTGGCGCTGCGCCAGGCGGAGAGGCCGAGGTCGGGGGCGCCTACGCCGTGGGTGTGGCGTTCGGCGTTCTGTACGTAGACGGCTCCGGTGACGGTGGGGTCGAGGACGAGGCGGTAGTGGTCGTCGATGCGGGGGCGTTGTGAGGTGTCGCGGCGCATGTAGGGGTCGAGTCCGGCGAGCATGGTGTCGAGGGGGCGTTCGCGGTAGCCGGTGGCGAGGACGACGGCGTCGGTGGTGAGGCGGGAGCGGGTGCCTTGCTGGGTGTGTTCGAGGTGGAGTTCGACTCGGGTGGTGGCGACGCGGCCTGCGGTGCGGACGGTGACGCCGGGGGTGAGGACGGCGTCGGGCCAGCCGCCGTGTTGGGTGCGGCGGTAGAGCTCGTCGTGGATGGCGGCGATGGTGTCGGCGTCGATGCCTTTGTGGAGTTGCCATTGTTGGGGGGCGAGGGTGTCGCGTACGGATTCGGGGAGTTGGTGGAAGTAGCGGGTGTAGTCGGGGGTGAAGTGTTCGAGGCCGAGTTTGGAGTACTCCATGGGGGCGAAGGCTTCGGTGCGGGCGAGCCAGGTGATTTTTTCTTGGCCTTCGGGGCGGGCGCGTAGGAGGTCGAGGAAGATTTCGGCGCCGGATTGTCCTGCGCCGATGACGGTGATGTGGTGTGCGGAGATGAGGCGTTCGCGGTTGTCGAGGTATTGGGCGGAGTGGACGACGGGGACGGTGGGTGCTTCGGCGAGTGGTTTGAGGGGTTCGGGGATGTGGGGTTCGGTGCCGACGCCGAGTGCGAGGTTGCGGGTGTGGGTGCGGCCGAGGGCGCGGGCTTCTCCGTCGGTGTCGAGTTGGGTGTAGTCGACTTCGAAGAGTGCGCGTCGGGTGTTCCAGCGGATGGAGTCGATCTGGTGGGCGAAGTGGAGGCCGGGGAGGTTTTCGCTGACCCAGCGGCAGTAGGCGTCGTATTCGGTGCGTCGGATGTGGAAGTGCTCGGCGAAGTAGAAGGGGTAGAGGCGTTCGCGGGCTTTGAGGTAGCTGAGGAAGGACCAGGGGCTGGCGGGTTCGGCGAGGGTGACGAGGTCGGCGAGGAAGGGGACTTGGAGGGTGGCGTCGTCGATGAGGAGTCCGGGGTGCCAGTGGAAGGCGGGGCGTTGTTCGTAGAAGGCGGTTCGGAGTTGGGTGAGGGGGTGGGCGAGGGCGGCGAGTGAGAGGTTGAAGGGGCCGATGCCGACGCCCACCAGGTCGTGGGGCTGGCCTTCGGGGAGGTGTTGGGGGGGCAGGGTCATCGGGGTGCGGTGCCTTCCAGGAGTGCGAGGAGCGCTTTGAGGTCGCCGGTGGTGGTGTGGGGGTTGAGGAGGGTGACTTTGAGCCAGAGGCGGTTGTCGGCGCGGGCGCGGCCGAGGACGGCGCGGCCTTCGTCGATGAGGGTGCGGCGGATGGTGGCGATGGTTTCGTCGTCTGCTCCGGTGGGGCGGAAGAGGACGGTGGAGATGGTGGGGCGGTCGTAGAGCTCCAGGTGGGGGTGGGTTTCGATGAGGTCGGCGAGTTCCTGGGCGAGTGCGCAGGTGTCGTCGATGAGTGCGGCGAGTCCGGTGCGGCCGAGGGCGCGGAGGGTGACGGCCATTTTGAGTACGTCGGGGCGTCGGGAGGTGCGGAGGGAGCGGCCGAGGAGGTCGGGGTGGCCTGCTTCGGTGTCGTCGTCGGCGTTGAGGTAGTCGGCTTGGTGGTTGAGGGCGTCGAGGGTGGCGGGTCGGGGTACGGCGAGGAGCCCGGCGGCGACGGGTTGCCAGCCGAGTTTGTGGAGGTCGAGGGTGACGGAGTCGGCGCGTTCGATGCCGTTGAGCTGGTGTCGGTGGGTTTCGCTGAAGAGGAGGGGGCCGCCGTATGCGGCGTCGATGTGGAGTTCGGCGCCGTGGCGGTCGCAGAGGTCGGCGATTTCGGGGAGGGGGTCGATGAGTCCTGCGTCGGTGGTGCCTGCGGTGGCGGTGACGAGGACGGGTCCGCCGCGGGGGCGGAGTCCGGGGGTGTTTCCGACGGTGAGGGCTTCATCGAGGGCGGCGAGGTCGATGGTTCCGGCGGGTGCGGGGATGGTGAGGGGTGGGGGGAGGCCGAGGAGCCAGGCGGCGCGGGGCAGTGAGTGGTGGGCGTTGGCGCCGCAGATGATGCGGAGGGCGCCGTGCCGTTCGCGGGCGAGGAGCAGCGCGAGTTGGTTGGATTCGGTGCCGCCGGTGGTGATGAGGGCGTCGCCGGTGGGGTAGATCTCGGCGGCGATGGTGCGGGTGACGAGGGCTTCGAGTTCGGAGGCGGCGGGTGCCTGGTCCCAGGAGTCCATGGAGGGGTTGAGTGCGGACGCGGCGAGGTCGGCGGCGGCTGCGAGGGCGAGTGGGGGGCAGTGCAGGTGGGCTGCGCAGTGGGGGTCTGCGGGGTCTGCGGCGCCTTGGGTGAGGGCGTGTACGAGGGTGTGGAGGGCTTCTTCGGCGCCGGTTCCGGTGTGGGGCAGTACGGGGTGGGCGGTGGCTCGTACGCGTGCGGCGACGGTTTGTGGTCCGCCGGCGGGGAGGGGGCCGGCGCGGTCGGTTGCGCCTTGGTGGAGCGCGTCGAGGACGGTGCCGATGAGGGGCCGCAGGGCGCTCGGGCCTGTGGCCCCTCCGGCGAGGGGCGGCGTGCTCATGCGGGTGTCCTTCGTTGCGCGTGGGGCTGTGGCCCCGGCCTGGGTGGGGTACCAGCCTGTTCGGGGGCCGGCCTGTACGGGGAACAGGTGGCGTGCCCGTTGAGCACAACGATGTCGACCCGGAAGTGGTATTGCCTTCGCCGGAGGGGTTGTTGGGCGGTGTCCGGGTGTTATGGGGGGTGTTCGGTCTTGTGTGCGGGGGGTTCGGTTCTTGTTCTGTGTGCGGGTTTCAGTTTCCGCGGATGTCCAGGGCGCGTCGCAGGTCGTCGAGTTGGTCGGTGAGTTTGCGGCGCAGGGCGGGGATCATGTCGGCGTCGCGGAGGCAGGTCTGTCCGTGGTCGAGGGCTTGGGGGGTGATGTCGTAGGCGGGGAATCCGTAGCGGCCTGCGGCTTCGGCGATGGCGGGGCCGCGGCGGTCGGCGAGGGTGACGGCGTCCTGGTAGTAGCGCGGTACGTAGGTGCTGAGGAGGTCGGTCTGTTCGGGTTGCCAGAAGCCTTGGGCGGTGGCGGTGAAGAGGTAGTTGGAGAGGTCGTCGGTGTGGAACATCTGCTGCCAGGCGGTGGCTTTGGCCTGGGGGGTGGGGAGGGCGGCCCGGCAGCGGGCGGCGCCTTCCTGGCCGGTGGCGCTGTTGTCGCGGTCGAGTTCGGCGGTGATGGCGGTTTCGTCGGTGGCGCCGAGGGCGGCGAGGCGGGTGAGGATGCGCCAGCGGAGTTCGGGGTCGAGTTCGGGTCCGCCGGGGACGCTGCCGTCGGTGAGCCAGGCCTGGATGCCGTCGGGCTGGGTGGCGGCGTCGATGAAGTGGCGTACGGCGGTGAGGCGCAGTCCGGGGTTGGTGCCGTCCTCGGTGCGGCGGATGAGGGCGCGGCAGGTCGTGGTGAGGGTGGTGAGGGCGGTGGTGCGGTCCTCGGTGGGGAGGTAGCGGTCGGTGATCTGGGTGGCTGCGAAGCTGAGGACGCCTTGGACGACGGCGAGGTCGGTTTCGTGCGGGAGGTGGGTGTGGGCGGCTTCGAGGTAGGCGGTGGGGGGGAGTTCGCCGTCGCGGACCATGTCGCGGGCGGCGTTCCAGATGACGGCGCGGGTGAGGGGGTCGGGGATGCCGGAGAGGGCGTGCAGTGCGGTGTTCCAGGAGGGGGGGTCGAGGCGGACCTTGGCGTAGGTGAGGTCGCTGTCGTTGACGAGGAGGAGGTCGGGGCGGCGGCCTTGGAAGGTGTGGGTGGTGTCGGGGGCCGGGGCGTCGAGTTCGAGTCGTTCGCGCAGGACGAGGTGGGCGGGGTCGACGGGGTCGTGGTCGTAGGCGCCGACGGCGATGCGGTGGGGGCGGGTGCCGTCGCGGGTGACGGCGAGTGACCAGGTGTGGTCGGTTTCGGTGATGCGGGGGGTGAGGGTGTCGACTCCGGTGGTGGTGAGCCACTGTTCGGCCCAGGTGTGGACGTCGCGGTCGGTGGCGGAGGCGAGGTTGTCGATGAAGTCGGCGAGGGTGGCGTTGCCGAAGCGGTGGCGGGCGAAGTGGTTGTTGATTCCGGCGAGGAAGTCTTTTTCGCCGAGCCAGGCGACGAGTTGGCGCAGGGCGGATGCGCCCTTGGCGTAGGAGATGCCGTCGAAGTTGAGCATCGCGGATGCGGTGTCGGGGACGGCGGCGGGGTCGGGTGCGACGGGGTGGGTGGAGGGGCGTTGGTCGGCGTCGTATCCCCAGCTCTTGCGGGCGATGGCGAAGTCGACCCAGGTGTCGGTGAAGCGGGTGGCTTCGGCGAGGGTCTGGTAGCCCATGTATTCGGCGAAGGATTCGTTGAGCCAGATGTCGTCCCACCATTGGAGGGTGACGAGGTCGCCGAACCACATGTGGGCCATTTCGTGGGCGATGACCATGCCGCGGGTCTGGCGTTCGGTGTCGGTGACGGCGGAGCGGTAGATGAATTCGTCGCGGAAGGTGACCAGGCCGGGGTTTTCCATGGCGCCTGCGTTGAATTCGGGGACGAAGGCCTGGTCGTAGGAGTCGAAGGGGTAGGGTTCGTCGAATTTTTCGTGGTAGCGGTCGTAGCAGGCGCGGGTGATGTCGAGGATTTCGTCGGCGTCGGTGTCGAGGTGGGCGGCGAGGGAGCGGCGGCAGTGGATGCCGAAGGGCAGTCCGGCGTGTTCGGTGGTCACGGAGTGCCAGGGGCCTGCGGCGATGGCGACGAGGTAGGTGGAGATGGGTGGGGTGGGTGCGGCTTGCCAGTGGCCGGGGGTGTTCTGCCGGGTGATGCCGTTGGCGAGGACGCTCCAGTCTTCGGGTGCGGTGACGGTGACGTCGAAGACGGCTTTGAGGTCGGGCTGGTCGAAGGCGGCGAAGAGGCGTTGGACGTCTTCCATGAACAGCTGGGTGTAGACGTAGGTCTCGCCGTCGGTGGGGTCGGTGAAGCGGTGCATGCCTTCGCCGGTGTGGGAGTAGCGCATGGAGGCGTCGACGTGGAGTTCGTGGTCGCCTTCGGTGAGGCCGGTGAGGGGGAGCCGGTTCTCGGTGAGGGTTTCGGGGTCGAGGGGTTGTCCGTCGAGGGTGATGGAGCGCAGTTCTGCGGGCTTGAGCTCGACAAAGGTGTTGCCGGCGGTGCGTGCGGTGAAGTGGATGACGGTCCGGGAGTCGAAGGTGTCGTCGCCCCGGGTGAGGTCGAGGTCGATCGTGTACCGCTGGACATCGAGGAGCTGGGCTCGGAGCTGCGCTTCGTCGCGCGTCAGTACGGACATGGACCCATCGTGCCGTAAGGCGTTGATCGTGTGTACGGGTCCGAGGGAGTCGGGGAGGTGGCGGGCGGCGGTGTGGTGGTGCGGGTCGCCGTGGGGGCTCGGGGTGTTCGGGGTTCTTGCCGGGTGTGCGGGGTGCCGGTGAGCGGGTCGCGCCGGCCGGGGGGATCGTCGTTGATCCCCCCGGCCGGCGGGGTTTCCCGTGCGGAGCCGTCCGCGCCACGGTGTCCTGGTTCTGCACGGTCCGTGGGGCGGCTCGGTGGGGTTCTCAGGTGGCGGTTGCCTCGCTGTTCCTGTGGCGGGGCGTCAGCGGAGGGGCTGTCAGGAGGAAGTGGCCATGGCGAAGAGGTGGAGGTACCCCGAGGCCGGCTTGGGCAGCTGGATCATCTCCGTGGTCTTGTTCGGGTCGATGGGCACCGAGGCGGAGAAGACGTAGGTGGTGACGTTCTCGGGGCCGGACGCCTTGTTGCGGTAGGTCGTCTTCGCCACGGTGCTGCCGGCGGGCGGGACGCTGCCGCCGCCGTTCAGGGTCCAGTCGCTGAAGCCGAGGGAGAACGTCTGCGTCGTGCCGTCGGTGTACGTCACCGTGCCGGTGCCGGTCAGCGGCCCGTAGACGCCGGAGCCCAGGAAGGCGAGCTTTGATCCCTTGCCGGAGAACTCGACCTTCTGCCCGGTGGAGTTGACGTTGTCCGAGGTGCCGGCCGGCACGTTCGGCCAGGTGAGGGTGGTTCCTTCTGCGGTGACGTTGCTTCCCGGGGTCAGGTGCTGCGCCGCGAGTGCCTGGGCGGAGTAGCTGTGGCCGGTGACGTCGAAGGCTCCTGCGGAGGCGTTCTGGTCGTCGGTGATGCCGACGTCGTTGAACGCCGCTGTCAGAGACGTGTAGGGGACGTCGACGGAGCCGGTGCCCTCGTCGCTGCTCTTCGCGTTCTTGTAGGTGGCCTGCGCGGACAGTGTCTTGGCGCCGGGTGTTTCGTCGGCGGGGGTGGTGAGCGTCCAGGTGGTCTTCACGGACTGGCCGGGCTTGACGGTGGTGAATGTGGTGGGCGAGGTGGCTCTGGCGGTCCAGCCGCTGGGCGCTGCGAGGCTGACGGAGGCGTCGGTGAGCGCTACCGGGCTGCCGTCGTTGGTGTAGGTGGTCGTCACGGTGGTGGCGGCGCCGGGCTTGACGGTCGAGGGTGTGTCGACTGTGAGTGAGTGGTGCGCGTGGTAGCCGGGCACGATCCACTTCTGGTGGAGTTTGCCGTCGCAGTCCTGGAGTTCGGCCGGGGTTCCGTTGGCGGGGTTCGCGGCGGGGACGGTGAGGCAGCGGCCGGATGCCGGGTTGGTCAGGGAGCCGTCGGCT from Streptomyces sp. NBC_01267 harbors:
- a CDS encoding pyridoxal phosphate-dependent decarboxylase family protein, which encodes MSTPPLAGGATGPSALRPLIGTVLDALHQGATDRAGPLPAGGPQTVAARVRATAHPVLPHTGTGAEEALHTLVHALTQGAADPADPHCAAHLHCPPLALAAAADLAASALNPSMDSWDQAPAASELEALVTRTIAAEIYPTGDALITTGGTESNQLALLLARERHGALRIICGANAHHSLPRAAWLLGLPPPLTIPAPAGTIDLAALDEALTVGNTPGLRPRGGPVLVTATAGTTDAGLIDPLPEIADLCDRHGAELHIDAAYGGPLLFSETHRHQLNGIERADSVTLDLHKLGWQPVAAGLLAVPRPATLDALNHQADYLNADDDTEAGHPDLLGRSLRTSRRPDVLKMAVTLRALGRTGLAALIDDTCALAQELADLIETHPHLELYDRPTISTVLFRPTGADDETIATIRRTLIDEGRAVLGRARADNRLWLKVTLLNPHTTTGDLKALLALLEGTAPR
- the pepN gene encoding aminopeptidase N, which translates into the protein MSVLTRDEAQLRAQLLDVQRYTIDLDLTRGDDTFDSRTVIHFTARTAGNTFVELKPAELRSITLDGQPLDPETLTENRLPLTGLTEGDHELHVDASMRYSHTGEGMHRFTDPTDGETYVYTQLFMEDVQRLFAAFDQPDLKAVFDVTVTAPEDWSVLANGITRQNTPGHWQAAPTPPISTYLVAIAAGPWHSVTTEHAGLPFGIHCRRSLAAHLDTDADEILDITRACYDRYHEKFDEPYPFDSYDQAFVPEFNAGAMENPGLVTFRDEFIYRSAVTDTERQTRGMVIAHEMAHMWFGDLVTLQWWDDIWLNESFAEYMGYQTLAEATRFTDTWVDFAIARKSWGYDADQRPSTHPVAPDPAAVPDTASAMLNFDGISYAKGASALRQLVAWLGEKDFLAGINNHFARHRFGNATLADFIDNLASATDRDVHTWAEQWLTTTGVDTLTPRITETDHTWSLAVTRDGTRPHRIAVGAYDHDPVDPAHLVLRERLELDAPAPDTTHTFQGRRPDLLLVNDSDLTYAKVRLDPPSWNTALHALSGIPDPLTRAVIWNAARDMVRDGELPPTAYLEAAHTHLPHETDLAVVQGVLSFAATQITDRYLPTEDRTTALTTLTTTCRALIRRTEDGTNPGLRLTAVRHFIDAATQPDGIQAWLTDGSVPGGPELDPELRWRILTRLAALGATDETAITAELDRDNSATGQEGAARCRAALPTPQAKATAWQQMFHTDDLSNYLFTATAQGFWQPEQTDLLSTYVPRYYQDAVTLADRRGPAIAEAAGRYGFPAYDITPQALDHGQTCLRDADMIPALRRKLTDQLDDLRRALDIRGN
- a CDS encoding lysine N(6)-hydroxylase/L-ornithine N(5)-oxygenase family protein, producing MTLPPQHLPEGQPHDLVGVGIGPFNLSLAALAHPLTQLRTAFYEQRPAFHWHPGLLIDDATLQVPFLADLVTLAEPASPWSFLSYLKARERLYPFYFAEHFHIRRTEYDAYCRWVSENLPGLHFAHQIDSIRWNTRRALFEVDYTQLDTDGEARALGRTHTRNLALGVGTEPHIPEPLKPLAEAPTVPVVHSAQYLDNRERLISAHHITVIGAGQSGAEIFLDLLRARPEGQEKITWLARTEAFAPMEYSKLGLEHFTPDYTRYFHQLPESVRDTLAPQQWQLHKGIDADTIAAIHDELYRRTQHGGWPDAVLTPGVTVRTAGRVATTRVELHLEHTQQGTRSRLTTDAVVLATGYRERPLDTMLAGLDPYMRRDTSQRPRIDDHYRLVLDPTVTGAVYVQNAERHTHGVGAPDLGLSAWRSATILNSLTGTNPYPLPNRTAFTTFGLTHPHPPHPHDRTDLIPLTEAT